The following coding sequences are from one Culex quinquefasciatus strain JHB chromosome 1, VPISU_Cqui_1.0_pri_paternal, whole genome shotgun sequence window:
- the LOC6044331 gene encoding rho-associated protein kinase 1: MTTLMDEDRRKRLLALEEKIRDPGSIANIDCLLDTVTALVADCDHDNVKIIKNIETYIKRYKELAREINDLRMKPEDFLPIKLIGRGSFGEVQLVRHKSSRQVYAMKRLSKYEMITRSDTAFFWEERYIMAHANSEWIVQLHYAFQDAKYLYMVMDYMPGGDIVSLMNIYEIPEKWAIFYTMEVVLALDTIHSMGFIHRDVKPDNMLLDKYGHLKLADFGTCMRMGPDGLVRSSNAVGTPDYISPEVLQFQGAQGGYGRECDWWSVGIFLYEILIGDTPFYSDSLVGTYGKIMDHKNSLEFPGDAQISENAKSLIKGFLTDRTQRLGRSGIDEIRNHPFFQNDVWTFENLRESVPPVVPELSSDDDTRNFDEIEKKNSVEANFPTPTTFSGDHLPFIGFTYTGDYQLLSGGSQDNVDNKTTSITGSHRNHHVRHRSSNNAELLRMENMLQRERNTIEMLEKQERTLRQQIELITQRETDIQNLANTYEKELTMLKHNFREMSRKADSEQEARRKTEAQLLETNKRLEEEKSKRTREMNNNQQYNDKINALEKQLTDMQEKYKSETEVSQKLKKQVAELRLSKTDVEQKASDLASMLAGLQAARDALQQDVADLQTRLAQERNARIQMTELQKELEGKLHSLGGDLERSVTREQQALEDNRCLSDRISDLEKENASIECELKAVQNRYHQEVRAHQETEKSRLLNNEEANMQEVKALQTKLNEEKVARQKAEQNSQEKERQISMLSVDYRQIQQRLQKLEGEYRQESEKVLALHSQLEQEQSKKSTLLSELSLQSSEVAHLKAKEMQLVKEVQQFRETKRKYEEDIVKIKNAHNVDILQMKELQDQLEAEQYFSRLYKTQSNEVREELEEKTRQIQDLEEERNSVLHQLTLAGARADSEALARSIAEETVADLEKEKTMKELELKDLITKHRNELSTKEAALTTLKDLETELSKKLNNKLFELDDLAQQNRKMQDELGQLKSEQAEMEKLRTKLKTETMLKQQAVNKLAEIMNRKDNNLTGGSKQKSKVNSAADLRKKEKENKRLQQELSVERAKYDELCLKHNDTISQLSREIDIKTKLQMEIECKATEIEHLQMKLNETASLSSADNDTLEAADAANQPDAIFEGWLSVPNKQNIKRYGWKKQFVVVSPKRIIFYSSEVDKQNTSDPLLIIDLSKVFHVRPVTQGDVIRADPKEIPRIFQLLYAGEGEARRPDEQQQLDVSSSKADERPLTLQYKGHEFLQISYHIPTTCDLCQKSLWSVFKSLAAYECKRCRFKLHKEHVDNNNPLAPCKLHHDPNYAREMLLLATSNEDQNRWVSRLSKRIQKSGYKANSTNNLGGAGGGGGGGGAGGSTGSSSSGNGDGSKISPSQSTRSNYKPYAVNVQRSATLPANASLKQQQ; this comes from the exons ACAAGGAACTCGCCCGCGAAATCAACGATCTGCGCATGAAGCCGGAGGACTTCCTGCCGATCAAGCTGATTGGGCGCGGTTCGTTCGGCGAGGTTCAGCTCGTCCGGCACAAGTCCTCGCGGCAGGTGTACGCGATGAAGCGGCTGTCCAAGTACGAGATGATCACCCGCTCGGACACGGCCTTCTTCTGGGAGGAGCGGTACATAATGGCCCACGCCAACTCGGAGTGGATCGTCCAGCTGCATTACGCGTTCCAGGACGCCAAGTATCTGTACATGGTGATGGACTACATGCCGGGCGGGGACATTGTCAGCTTGATGAATATCTACGAGATTCCGGAGAAGTGGGCCATTTTCTACACGATGGAGGTCGTGCTGGCGTTGGACACGATCCACAGTATGGGCTTCATCCATCGGGACGTGAAGCCGGATAACATGCTGCTGGACAAGTACGGTCACTTGAAGTTGGCCGATTTTGGCACGTGCATGCGGATGGGCCCGGACGGGTTGGTCCGGTCATCGAACGCGGTCGGAACGCCCGACTACATCAGTCCGGAAGTGCTGCAATTCCAAGGTGCTCAGGGTGGTTATGGGCGCGAGTGCGATTGGTGGTCCGTGGGTATCTTTCTGTACGAAATCTTGATCGGCGATACGCCCTTCTACTCGGACAGTTTGGTTGGGACGTATGGGAAGATTATGGACCATAAGAATTCGCTGGAATTCCCGGGGGACGCCCAAATCAGTGAAAACGCCAAATCGCTCATCAAGGGCTTCCTGACGGATCGGACGCAACGGCTGGGACGGTCCGGAATCGACGAGATCCGGAATCATCCCTTCTTCCAGAACGATGTGTGGACGTTTGAGAATTTGCGCGAATCGGTGCCACCGGTCGTGCCGGAACTGAGCAGTGACGACGACACACGAAACTTTGACGAGATCGAAAAGAAAAACAGCGTCGAAGCAAACTTCCCAACGCCGACGACCTTCTCCGGTGATCATTTGCCGTTTATCGGATTCACCTACACCGGAGACTACCAGCTGCTGAGTGGAGGATCGCAGGACAACGTGGACAACAAGACCACATCGATAACGGGATCCCATCGGAACCATCACGTACGGCACCGGTCGTCCAACAATGCCGAACTGCTCCGGATGGAGAACATGCTGCAGCGCGAACGGAACACGATCGAAATGCTCGAAAAGCAGGAGCGGACACTCCGGCAGCAGATCGAGCTGATCACCCAGCGCGAAACGGACATTCAAAACTTGGCCAATACTTACGAGAAGGAACTCACCATGCTCAAGCACAACTTCCGAGAGATGAGCCGAAAGGCGGACAGCGAGCAGGAAGCCCGCCGGAAGACGGAAGCCCAGCTTCTGGAGACAAACAAACGCCTGGAAGAGGAAAAGAGCAAACGAACCCGCGAAATGAACAACAATCAGCAGTACAACGACAAAATCAACGCGCTGGAGAAGCAGTTGACCGACATGCAGGAAAAGTACAAGAGCGAAACGGAAGTGAGTCAAAAGCTGAAGAAGCAAGTGGCCGAACTGCGTCTCAGCAAAACCGACGTCGAGCAGAAGGCTTCGGATCTGGCGTCGATGCTAGCCGGGCTGCAAGCCGCTCGTGACGCTCTCCAGCAGGACGTGGCCGATCTACAGACCCGTCTGGCCCAGGAACGCAATGCGCGCATTCAAATGACGGAGCTGCAGAAGGAACTGGAAGGGAAGCTGCACTCGCTCGGTGGCGATCTGGAACGGTCCGTAACGCGGGAACAGCAAGCCCTCGAGGACAACCGCTGCCTGTCGGATCGGATCTCCGACCTGGAGAAGGAGAACGCCTCGATCGAGTGCGAGCTGAAGGCGGTCCAGAACCGGTACCACCAGGAAGTGCGCGCCCACCAGGAAACGGAAAAGTCCCGCCTGCTGAACAACGAGGAGGCCAACATGCAGGAGGTCAAGGCGCTCCAGACGAAGCTGAACGAGGAGAAGGTGGCACGTCAGAAAGCCGAGCAGAACTCGCAGGAAAAGGAGCGCCAGATATCGATGCTGTCGGTGGACTACCGGCAGATCCAGCAGCGTCTGCAGAAGCTCGAGGGCGAGTACCGGCAGGAGTCGGAGAAGGTCCTGGCGTTGCACAGCCAGCTCGAGCAGGAGCAGAGCAAGAAGAGCACGCTGCTGTCGGAGCTGAGCCTGCAGAGCTCGGAGGTGGCCCACCTCAAGGCGAAGGAGATGCAGCTGGTCAAGGAGGTGCAGCAGTTCCGGGAGACGAAGCGCAAGTACGAGGAGGACATTGTCAAGATCAAGAACGCCCACAACGTGGACATTTTGCAG ATGAAGGAACTCCAGGATCAGCTGGAGGCCGAGCAGTACTTTTCGCGGTTGTACAAAACGCAGAGCAACGAAGTTCGCGAAGAGCTGGAGGAGAAGACGCGCCAGATCCAGGACCTCGAGGAGGAACGGAACTCCGTGCTGCACCAGCTGACGTTGGCAGGGGCGCGGGCCGATTCGGAAGCGTTGGCCCGCTCGATAGCCGAGGAAACGGTGGCCGACCTGGAGAAGGAAAAGACGATGAAGGAGCTCGAACTGAAGGACCTCATCACGAAGCACCGGAACGAGCTGTCTACCAAAGAAGCGGCTCTCACGACCCTCAAGGATCTGGAGACGGAGCTGAGCAAGAAGCTCAACAACAAACTGTTTGAGTTGGACGATCTGGCCCAGCAGAACCGCAAGATGCAGGACGAGCTCGGACAGCTGAAGAGCGAACAGGCCGAGATGGAGAAGCTGCGCACGAAGCTCAAGACGGAAACGATGCTGAAGCAGCAGGCCGTCAACAAGCTGGCGGAGATCATGAACCGAAAGGACAACAACCTAACCGGCGGCAGCAAGCAGAAGAGCAAGGTCAACTCGGCGGCCGATCTGCGCAAGAAGGAAAAGGAGAACAAACGCCTCCAGCAGGAGTTGTCAGTCGAGCGGGCCAAATACGACGAGCTATGCCTGAAGCACAACGACACCATCAGCCAGTTATCAAGGGAAATTGAT ATCAAGACCAAGCTGCAGATGGAGATCGAGTGCAAGGCGACCGAGATCGAGCACCTGCAGATGAAGCTGAACGAGACGGCGTCGCTGTCGTCGGCGGACAACGACACGCTGGAGGCGGCCGACGCGGCCAACCAGCCGGACGCCATCTTCGAGGGCTGGCTGAGCGTGCCGAACAAGCAGAACATCAAGCGGTACGGCTGGAAGAAGCAGTTTGTGGTGGTGTCGCCCAAGCGGATCATCTTCTACAGCTCCGAGGTGGACAAGCAGAACACGAGCGATCCGCTGCTCATCATCGATTTGAG caaagtgTTCCACGTGCGGCCGGTCACGCAGGGCGACGTCATCCGGGCCGATCCCAAAGAAATCCCGCGCATCTTCCAGCTGCTGTACGCGGGCGAGGGCGAAGCGCGCCGGCCggacgagcagcagcagctggacGTGAGCTCGTCCAAGGCCGACGAGCGGCCCCTCACGCTGCAGTACAagg GTCACGAGTTCCTCCAGATCAGTTACCACATACCGACGACCTGCGACCTGTGCCAAAAGTCCCTCTGGAGTGTCTTCAAGTCGTTGGCCGCGTACGAGTGTAAACG ATGTCGCTTCAAGCTGCACAAGGAGCACGTGGACAACAACAACCCGCTGGCGCCGTGCAAGCTGCACCACGACCCGAACTACGCCCGCGAGATGCTGCTGCTGGCGACGTCCAACGAGGACCAGAACCGGTGGGTCAGCCGGCTCTCGAAGCGTATCCAGAAGAGTGGATACAAGGCCAACTCGACGAATAATCTGGGCGGGGCGGGAGGAGGGGGAGGTGGGGGCGGTGCCGGCGGTAGCACCGGAAGTAGCAGCAGTGGCAACGGCGACGGAAGCAAGATATCGCCCAG TCAATCGACCCGTTCCAATTACAAGCCGTACGCTGTGAATGTGCAACGGTCCGCAACGCTTCCGGCCAATGCGTCCCTGAAGCAGCAACAGTAA